The window GACCATCTTGGATGTTAAAAGAAAATCAGACATTTTAATTTTATTTTCTACTCTGTTTTCTGGTCTAGATGTTGTTTTTCTGTATTTTTAGAACAAGCATGACAGCCAAACTTACACTTGGTGCATCTACCCAAATCCCGATGGACCACTCCACAGAGATGGATAGGGAGGGGTTCTCCATAGGATAAGAAGTCCTGCCGAGCGAGATCCAATCTATATATAATTCTCAATCACGTACGTGTACGTACGTGCAAGTCGGGGCCAGACGATTTATAGATGAGGTGTCGGTGTGTGAACGATGAGGAGCAGCCATGGATTCATTCATGACGACGTAGAAATCTTGTTCTCCAGCAGCAAGCATACTACTACGTGTTCCACGAGGCTGTGATTCCAATCGATGCATGCATGTGCGTGCATGCACCTACTCCACGACCACGATAAGACGGGCGTGCATTCATGGCTCTGAACAGAACAGCCATCGGGGTGACTAAGGATGGATGGAGTCATGGAGGAGACGTGTATTCACGTGGGCTGTCTAGCTAGTACTAACACACCATGCAAGCACATATGGAGGGGACGGCTACGATGGAAACAACCTTTATGATGAAATACTAAAACTTGGCCGGGTTAGAGTTGCACCACCTCAATCGTTGGATTAGAGTTGGATGGCACATACTACTACACAAGTTACAAACTTACACCAACTAGTTCTAAAACTTACACAGGCATGTTTCTAAAACTAACAAAAGTTACAAACTTACACCAATCTTGTTCTCCAACATGCTAACATTGTGGGAACACAGCCCGTCACCGGACATGGCCACGGTGACCGGACAAACTCCGCTTAAAGATCCCTACCTTGCATGTAATAATAAGGATTTGAGATTTCTAATTTGAGGTATTCGGATGTGGCTTGCATTATTTGAGGCGTGACAGCTCAGTGTCCCCGGacgcgtccgcgggcgtttgaggaaCCGGATTTGCAAAGTCCGGTTGCTCTTAGCAGCGTTAATATCTTGTCTTGGTCAATTGATATTTTTGTGTTACTATTAAAATTGCCTTTTCACGGGGACAACCAAACTTACttcctccgtccgcgaataagtgtacatctagtttTTGTCTTAAattaaagttttaaaactttgatcaCCTTTCTAGGAAAACGTAAAAGCGTTTACGTCACCAAATTAGAATCACTATATTTGTTTTGAAATATACTTTGATAATATATCAATTTGATATTATATATGTTACTACTATTTTCAATAAAGTTGATCAAAATTAAAAAACTTTGACTTAGAACAAAAGCTAGATGTCCatttattcgcggacggagggagtacacttgGCGCAAGTGGGGAGCCAGGATTCGAGTATCGCTGGGCAAGCTAACTTAAAAGAAAATGGCACCGGCAGACGGTAGGTCCCGAAGAAGGCGATGCTGCCACGGCCACTGTCGTCGCTCCCCATGGCCGACCGACGCGCGGTCGATCGAGCAAGAATGAAACAACTTCTTTCGATGGGTTCCTCTTTCTCTGGTTTGTGTTGCCTTGCTATGCTTGATTTATAATGACATGCAAGCAGGACTTCAGTAGCTTCAATTAAAACAAACTCCCGCAATTTTTCTTCTAAAGCAAAGACTTATCTCTGCTGACAATTTTTATCCAGTTATTTTATATTCAGTGATTCATTAATCCACTGATGAGTAGACTACAAGTACCTCCGTTCTAGTTTACAAGTCTCCTTtatattttgtgtcaaattttaacTAGAGATTTAATTAACAAATTATtagtgcatgtcataaaaaattataccattgaattcgtatttgaacatagtttttcattatattatttttatgacatgcattaacattttattacttAAATTTAAGGACAAAAATTGACACAAAATACAAAGAGGACTGATAAACGAGGACGGAGGTAGTAAATTCCTTgagtgttgtactccctccgtcccataatataagaacggttttgacactagtgtagtgtcaaaaccgttcttatattatgggacggagagagtagtatATAGTAATagtaatagtaaaaaaatatacAAAAATTGGAGTTGGTAGTGAGTTCATTTGTGGGGTCAACAACCTTCACAATAAACAAATACACTCCTCTTTCTCTTCACATGTGGAAGTAGCAAACTTCCAGGAGACTTAtaaacaaatgcactagagctactTTAACGGAAAGCCAACAGTCATTTAGAAGACACGGATAACAATTGCAAATAACATGACTCGAACTCAAAATTATGATTTTGGTTTTAGTTTCTCTTCCCAACAAAATTTCAAGTTTTATATCATACCATAGGAGAGTGAACAAATTGTAATGCCCATTCtcccatgttttcaaattcaaaatgttGTCTCACTATACATTTTTCAAAGGACCTACTACAGTCAcatcaaagaaaaaaaatgaattagtgacattggtattacTCTTTACAAAGAAAGCAAATGAAATAGGAACTAAACCAGAATCATAATAGTGATGTTTTTTAAGAAAGAATAAATAAGTGGCATTGATACTACCCTTCGAGAAAAGGGAAAATTAAAAAACTAAAACAAACAACGACAAAAAATGTACACAATGTTCACAAAAATGCTCTTTTAAAAAATATGCATGAATAAACATGTAATGGTGGAATTTTTGCATAAACAATTCCTAAAaaaggaatgaattagtggcaatGGTTTACCCTTGAAGAAGAGGGCAGCGAGGCTGCATGGGAGCGCTGCCGGCCACGGGTGATGGTGGCCGGGGTTCGGCCGGTGGCACATTTGATGGTTgggggaagaagaaaaagaaggtggTCTGGAGGTTGAAGGAGCAATGTGCACCGCATGTTTTCCATCCAACGGTTGAAACGAAATCGCCGACCTATATTGAAATTTCATTCGATTTATTACCGCTAGCCATTCCCTTAAAGTATGACCATAATTCATCATGGAAAATAGTTTCACAACGAAGAATCCTGCTAGCTAAGGTTAGGTCTTCTGTTTATGTATATATAGAAAGGTATGCATGCGCGTCTCCCCAATACACGTACGCCAGACACAGAAGCTCTGCTCCGCTAGCTTGTAGGCCATGGCGTTCAACGACGACGAGAAGCCTCCTGCTTCTAACGCAGGTAACACCAAGGGTCTGGTGACCATCACCGAGCCCAAGTTCAGCAAGGACGCGGCGGCCCTGTCGGCGGACGAGGTGACGGCGGTGGTAGAGCTGAAGGCCACCTCGTCGACGGCCGTCCGGGAAGGGCTGGACCTGGTGGCGGTGCTGGACGTGAGCGGCAGCATGCAGGGCGACAAGCTCCAGAGCATGAAGATGGCGATGCAGTTCGTCATCATGAAGCTCACCCCCGTCGACCGCCTCTCCGTCGTCTCCTTCTCCGGCTCCGCCACCAGGCACTGCCCGCTCCGCTCCGTCACGCAGCAAGCGCAGGCCGACCTCAAGGCCATCGTCGACGGCCTTGTCGCCAACGGCGGGACCAACATCAAGGCCGGCTTGGACACCGCCCTGGCTATCGTCGCCGGCCGGGCCACCACCAAAGCCCGCACGCCcaatgtcttcctcatgtccgacgGCCAGCAGAGCGACGGCGACGCCAGGCAAGTCGATCCCGGGAACGTGGCGGTCTACACGTTCGGCTTCGGCAAGGACGCCGACCACGCCCTGCTCAGCGACGTCGCCAAGAAGTCCCCCGGCGGCACGTTCAACTCGGTGCCGGACGGCGGGAACGTGAGCGCGCCCTTCTCGCAGCTCCTCGGCGGGCTCCTCACCATCGTCGCGCAGGACGTGCAGCTCACGCTCACGCCCAAGGCGGAAGATCCCACTGCCCCGGACCTGGACACCATGACGGTGGCGCCAGGGACCGACTACACGCAGACCACCGACGGCGACACGGGCGTCATCACCATCAAGTTCGGCACCCTCTTCAGCGGCGAGACCCGCAAGGTCGCCATCAACTTCAAGCTCCTGGAGAGCACCTTGACGACGGCGTACGACGGATTGGTGGCGGAGGCCCAGCACAGCTACACCGTGCAGGGCAGCTTGCAGGGGCAGACCCCGCAGGACGTGGTGATACCCCGCTCCCCGGACGCGCCCGCCGACCCGCCCACCAGCGGCAAGGCGCAGGCGGTGCTGGCGGAGATGGCGCGTCGGCAGCACGCCGGCGCGATCGGCGAGGCGAGGCAGATGGCCGACGGGAAGAACCTGGAGGAGGCGCGGTACAAGCTGGCGGACGCGCAGAACGCGCTGGAGGACATCGTGCTGAACGACGGCGAGAAGCTGGTGGGCATGCTCCGCGCGGAGCTGCAGCAGCTGCTGGACCTGATGGAGACGCAGGAGCTGTACGAGGCGGAGGGGCGGCCGTACGCGCTGGCCTCCGAGACGTCGCACGGCCGGCAGCGGTACGCGGCCAGGGGCGGCGACATGGACGCCGTGCGGCTGTTCGCCACCCCGCGCATGGACACGTACCTGGAGCAGGCCAAGAAGTTCGAGGAGGACCCCACGGCGCCGCTGCCGTCCGCCGACGACGACGCCAAGGAGGAGATGGCCGCCAACCCGCTCGCCGCCATCTCCGCGCCCATCGCCTTCTACATCAAGGTGGCCATCCAGGCGCTGCAGGAGATCGAGAAGCTCGTCGCCCCGCCCACCAAATAGAAAACAAGCTACTCCATTTCATCACTCGGTCTACTGCTATGTTTGTTTCATCAATCCATTTACTGCTACGTTTTCCTTTCATTTTATCTTCATGGTTGTAAATTTACTTCATCGTGAGCTGAAATGAATAAAGGGGCATCTCATCCTCGCTCTTTCCACTCACTTACCACTCGCTAGAACAATGGTTATTGGTTGTGATCATCTACATGCCGCAGTACTGTCAATCGCACATGGTCAGGGCCCGCACGGCGGCGACCATTTAGCTATTTTCGAAAGGTGTGGCTAGATCTCGGTCGACTGAGATCTCAATCAAGTGACATAACATgttaaaaaagaaaagaagaaaaaaacaaagaagaaaatTGCCCGGATCTTAATGTAAAATATCAAGAATATAGCATCGACCGAGACATAACAAAATCTCCCTTGATTGAGATTTGGCAAGAATAATTTCTATATCAAAAAATAACTATTCTTCAGGTTTTCTTGTTCGAATAAGGCCTCGGACCTATTGATCAAATCATCAAAAATTTATTTTACATCAAATATCAACATATACACACCACTTTATAAGATAAATAAATTACATCAAGGTCTTTGGTGTTCGGTCATCTTCTTCCTCCAAAACAGGTTCAAGTACCTCGGGATGATATCCAGGCTCTTCATCGCCCACACCACTACCGTGGGATCACTTGCCACGACCATGAAGATGACCAACGAGCCAGAGTTAAAGATGTCTGTCTTGGTCATGGCTGTCTCCTTGCCACGTGAGGAAGAGAAGATTGTTACTGCTGGAGACCTTGAGGCATGAACATATGTGTTCTGTCTGTTTGAAGCATAATATTTTTAAGACAACGGTATATAAACATACAATATTCATTGTTTTTCGTCTTTCTGTCCCTATTTGTTCCTAGAAAATTATTACCGTTCATTTAAAAACTAAGCCTGATAAGAAAAAAAATCCCTCACACATTTAAAAACTAAGTCTTAATAGTCAATATACATTGTAGCAAACAATGAAAAAAAAATGGTTGGACGCAAACCGTTTTAGGTCGACAAGGAATCTAATATAGCTAATAATAAAGGGCTATTGCTTCTTGCGGTGCATCATAGAAATTGCCCCCAGAGTTACAAAATATTACCCACCAATGTCACCTATAAGCGATAAAAAAAAGATCCACACAGGggaatccctctccatgcccgggcCATGCACTAGGACGTCCTATACCGCGCTTCGCGCGCTAGAAGAAACACAACACATCTGTTTGGGCCAACCCATTTCCAGGCGGCCTGTTTTAaaatttccttttttattttcctttttcgttttcttttttgtACTTTACATAATTTGGGACGTCAAAAAAGTTCTGAAAATGAAAAATGATAATTCTAAATTAAAAACCTTTAGTAAATTAGAAAATAGTTTTGGATTCAAAAAAGTTCAcgatttaataaaaaaatgttgTGCTTATTATACAAATGTTAGAAAATTTGAAAACAAATGTTCAGGAAATGATTTTTTAAAAAGTTCTCGTACTAAAAAgtgttaatgaaattgaacaaaatttcAACTATTCCAAAAAAAATAATGAATGGAAAAATATTCTAAAAATTCGAAAATTGTTCATGACTTTCAAAATAGTTAATTCATTCATAAAATGTTCGCTGATTCAAAAAattatcatgcatttcaaaaattgttcattaaataaataaaatgttcataaatttcaaaattgttccaccaatttcCAAAACAATGTTCGTCCATTCTAGAAATGATCGGGAATTCAAGAAAATTGTTAATATAGTGTTTACAATTTTGTAAAAATATTTGCGAAagcataaaatgttcatgaattcaaacatgtttgattttagaaaatgttcagaaatttgtaAAAGTTTTCATGAATTTGAAAGACGTTCATGATTTCAAATGTGTTCACGAGtataaaaaaagttcatgatttcatgaagttgagagtgatagtgtatctcggtGCAGCAAAATGTGATCATAGCCATTGGAGATTATTTTTTTGTTCTTCCGCTGCAACACTCGAGCCCTTTTGCTAGTATTACTAAAAGACTATATGGCAGCCTAGAATAGTAGCATCTCCTTGGATGGTGACATGTGTTCACCTAGATGAATTCAGCTTCACAATAGACAAGCATCTCATCTGCAAAATTATATTTGTCGAAGCATGCCATATGATCATTTTGAAAAAGTTGTGTTGGAGCTTTAGGCAACAGAAGTACTTGAGGATGACCATAATAATACCATCTAAAAATGACATGGTGAACCACTTCCACTATCTTCGACCATCAACATCTTTTTAGATTTTGTGAATATCATACATAAAAGTGTATCTCAAAAATTAATTTTATGAACTAATAATTTCACCAGACATAGTAATTGTACAAGAATTAATGGTCAAACTTACGTTTGAAAGATGCGTTAAAGCATGACTCTCGGGGCTTGATCAGTTCCTAATCCCTGAATGATTTTGAAAAAATTGTAGGTTACCGAAAATACTTTTTGCAAACTGTCTCGGTGAGCCACTTCCAACATGTTTGACCATCAATATCTTCATAGACTAGATGTGTGAAGATCATACATATGTGTTTGTCTTGGAAAATATCTTCATAATATACTAATTTAATTATTTATTATTTTGTATTTGTTAATCATTAATAGTCAAAGTTACATCTCGAAGACCGTGCCAATATACAAATATCATCCATTATAGATGGGGGGTGATAACTTATGATATTTGTTTTGACTTGGCTCAACTAGAAGAAAACCATTTCCCCAACTTAGAACAACCAAGCCACTCATAAAAATAGTATATGCATTAGTGCATGCCTATTAGGACTTGGTAAATGATTAACCTCTAATTTCTTTGACAAAATCTCCGGCTGTGTTGTGTTGAATCTCTAAACGAACTCAAGTTTGACAATGAAAATGCGTTAAGAAACAAGTGTGGAGAGACACCCCCAACATATTTTACCATCGGTACTTTTTAGATGGACATGTGAACATTGTATGACTATATTGGTTCCAAAATTTATTTCAAGTATATTTCTAATAAGTTATCATTTTTTCCATTTTATTAGAATATTCTNNNNNNNNNNNNNNNNNNNNNNNNNNNNNNNNNNNNNNNNNNNNNNNNNNNNNNNNNNNNNNNNNNNNNNNNNNNNNNNNNNNNNNNNNNNNNNNNNNNNNNNNNNNNNNNNNNNNNNNNNNNNNNNNNNNNNNNNNNNNNNNNNNNNNNNNNNNNNNNNNNNNNNNNNNNNNNNNNNNNNNNNNNNNNNNNNNNNNNNNNNNNNNNNNNNNNNNNNNNNNNNNNNNNNNNNNNNNNNNNNNNNNNNNNNNNNNNNNNNNNNNNNNNNNNNNNNNNNNNNNNNNNNNNNNNNNNNNNNNNNNNNNNNNNNNNNNNNNNNNNNNNNNNNNNNNNNNNNNNNNNNNNNNNNNNNNNNNNNNNNNNNNNNNNNNNNNNNNNNNNNNNNNNNNNNNNNNNNNNNNNNNNNNNNNNNNNNNNNNNNNNNNNNNNNNNNNNNNNNNNNNNNNTAATCTCTTTGACAAAATCTTCACTTGTGTCATTTAGAAATGTACTTAATCTCTAATCTCTTTGAGAAAATTTATGTGTCATGTTGAATCTCTAAACGACACTCAAGGTTGACAATGAAAACGCGTTAAGAAACAAGTGTGGCAAGAAACATCCAATATATTtcaccattagtatttttttacaTCGGACATGTGAACATTGTATGACTATATTGGTTCCAATTGTTTTAAGTATATTTCTAATAAGTTATCATTTTTGCATGTGATAAGAATATAATGATTAAAAAGTTCTGGAGATTGTATTATATAGCTTTCTATATGGATTTTTTATTCAGAGTGTATTATATAGCTTTCTATATGAATTTTTATTTCATTGACCTGTCCATACTTGGAAACCAATGAATGGTCAGTTATATTATGAGCAGTCAATGTGGGACAGATGGACTTACAAAAAATTCTGGTTACATTTCATATTGCCTCCATGTGCTTACTACTACAATCTTATGGATATGATTAACTTATATCCCTGTGGCCCTCTTGCACCTGCACATTTTAATGAATAGAAGTTGGAATATTTTAAATTGGAATGTCAGCGGTATAAACTCTCAAACCAGATGGGATGATTTAAGAGCTAGAATTGAGGAAAGTAATTGTGGTGTTATTTGTATTCAAGAAACAAAAAGAGAAGCATTTGACCAGGCTTATCTCAGAAATTTTTCACCTAGAAGATTCAACCAGTTTGCATATAATCCTGCAATTGGTCTGTCAGGTGGACTTATTACTATATGGAATGGCAGTTTATTCAGTGGAAATGTCATCGGTCAATCATCCTACCAAATCATTGTCAAGTTAACATGTAATCTTTCTGGTCATATTTTTTATATCAGTAATATATATGGGCCCTATTAGAATGAAGACAGAGTGGATTTTTTTTGAATGGCTAAACAATATTGATGCATCACAGATGGACCACTGGATGTTGGCTGGTGATTTTAATTTAATAAGAAGCCCTGATGACAGAAATAGACCTGGAGGAGACACAAATAATATGCTCATGTTTAACAGCCTACTCCAACAATTAGATCTTGTGGAGATCCCTCTTAAAGGTAGAAATTTCACTTGGAGCAATATGCAAGAGTACCCTTTATTGGAAAAACTGGATTGGATATTTACTTCTGCAAATTGGACACTATCTTTCCCTAACACCCTGGCTCATCCACTCACCAGAGTTACATCAGATCATGTTCCTATACACATTCGGATTGGAAGTGATGTTCCTAAATCCTCCATATTCAGGTTTGAAAACTATTGGTTTGAATTTGATGGCTTTTATGAAACTGTCATACAATGCTGGAATAAAAACCATCAGTTGATAAACTCTGCTCAAGATGTTGCTTCCAGATTCAAATGCCTTAGAATGGGACTCAAAAAATGGAGTAAGAACTTGTCCAAGCTCAACACTGACATCTCTGCTTGTAATTATGTTTTATCTatgctggatggcattgaagatCAAAGAATACTCAGCACTATGGAAGCCAACTTTAGGATTATATTGAGGAGGCATATATCTAAATTATTGGAAGTGAAAAGAATTTATTGGAAAACAAGATTCAAAATGAGATGTGTGAAACTTGATGATGAAAATACTGATTTCTTCCATGCAATGGCTACCCAAAGTTACAGAAAAAACTTCCTTACTTCTATCAATGATGATGATGGAAATCCTGTCCAAAACCATGATCACAAGGCTGCTATCATCTGGAAATCTTTCAAAGACAGATTGGGTAAATCAATTGATCCTCATATGCTCTTTAATCTGGAGGAACTTATCCAGCCTTCTGACCTTTCTGAACTGGAAGCCCCTTTCACTATGGAGGAGATTGACCAGGTGATTAATGATATTCCATCTGATAGAGCACCTGGACCAGATGGATTCAATGGtgctttcctaaaaaaatgttGGGATATTATTAAACAAGATATTTACACAATGATATGGGATTTTTTTGAAGGAAACTGTGACATTCAGAGTATCAACACTGCCTTCATTACTCTTATTCCAAAAATTACAAACCCCCTCAATATGAATGATTTTAGCCCTATCTCCCTGGTCAGTCTTCCTTTGAAAATTATTACGAAGCTTATGGCTAACAGAGCTCAGAGAATTATTACATCAGTTATTCATCTGAACCAATATGGGTTTATCAAAGGTAGAAATATACAAGATTGTTTGGGATATGCCTTTGAATATCTCCATCTATGCCATCAATCTAAAAAACATATCATCATTTTAAAGTTAGATTTTGAAAAGGCATTTGATAAGGTGGAATACAAAACCATTATTGCCATGCTCAGAGCTAAAGGTTTTGGACCTAGATGGATCAATTGGGTACACAATATTCTTCAATCTGCATCTACTTCTGTCTTACTTAATGGAGTGGCTGAGAAAAAATCATCTGCAAGAGAGGGGTCAGACAAGGGGATCCTCATTCCCCTTTATTATATGTTATTACTGCTGATCTTCTTCAAACAGTTATTAATGCAGCCTGGTCAAATGGTGAATTATCTCTTCCTATAAATCATGCATATGGTCAAGATTATCCAATCATCCAGTATGCTGACGATACCCTGTTGATTATGCCTGCTAATGAAGATCAGATTATCCACCTCAAATACCTTCTGAATCTTTTCAGTCTGTCCACGGGTCTTTTTGTTAATTTCAATAAATCCTCCATGATTCCCATCAATGTAAATCATCACGAGGTCACTAGACTTGCCACATCATTCGGATGCAAGGTGGAGAGCCTACCATTCACTTATCTAGGTTTACCCATGGGCACCACAAAACCATCAGTTCAGGATCTCATCCCTGTCATATCTAGAATTGAGAAAAGATTATCTGGGGTTGCTAGATTCATGAATTATTCTGGTAGACTTACCTATATAAATTCAGTGGTTGCTTCAATGCCAATATTTGCTATGTGCTCTCTCAAAGTACATATTGCCATCCTAGATCATGTTGATAAAACAagcagaaacttcttatggtatggGAAGGATATTAATAAAGGAGGCAAATGTTTGGCAAGCTGGCAGATGACATGTAAGCCAAAAAATCAAGGGGGTCTTGGAGTTCTAAATTTGAGAGAACAAAACAAAGCTCTACTTATTAAGCATCTTTACAAATTTTACAACAAGATGGATGTACCTTGGATCAAATTAATTTGGGAGGCCCATTATCAGAATAATGAAGTCCCTCATTTCAACAGGAACAAAGGCTTTTTTGGTGGAGAGATTGCATGAAAATGTATGATTATTTCAGAGATATGACAACTTGTGATATTAAATCTGGTGACACCAATATGCTTTGGGAGGATAAATGGAATGGTGATATTATGAAGCTAAAGCTTCCTGAGCTACACTCCTTCACTTATAAGGAAAATATATCTATTAAAGATGCCAAGGACATGGATAATCTGTATGGTTTATTTCAACTACCCCTATCCATTCAAGCACATCAGCAATTTCATCAGCTTTCTGGTGAATTAAATGCCATCAGAGACAACCAGGATCATGACATTTGGAATTTCAATTGGAGCAACAATAAAAACATGACAAAGATGATATATCAATTTCTTATGAAGGGTGAAGATGCTGATGATACTTTTaaatggatatggaaatcatgcTGCCTTCCTAAACACAAATTTTTCTGCTGGCTTATGCTTAATGACAGGATAAACACATGTGATCTCTTAACTAGGAAGAGCATGCATATTGATTCCACTACATGTGTGTTGTGTAATGCTGAAGACATGGAAGATAGAATGCACCTCCTCTTCACTTGTCCATTTAGTCAAGGTTTTTGGTGGGATATTGGATTTGAATGGAATTCAGACTTGGATATTCACAGAATGATCATGGATGCCAACCACAGATACAAAATCAAACATTTTATGGAAATTATGATAGTGGGTTGCTGGAGTATTTGGA is drawn from Triticum dicoccoides isolate Atlit2015 ecotype Zavitan chromosome 4A, WEW_v2.0, whole genome shotgun sequence and contains these coding sequences:
- the LOC119288352 gene encoding E3 ubiquitin-protein ligase WAV3-like, yielding MAFNDDEKPPASNAGNTKGLVTITEPKFSKDAAALSADEVTAVVELKATSSTAVREGLDLVAVLDVSGSMQGDKLQSMKMAMQFVIMKLTPVDRLSVVSFSGSATRHCPLRSVTQQAQADLKAIVDGLVANGGTNIKAGLDTALAIVAGRATTKARTPNVFLMSDGQQSDGDARQVDPGNVAVYTFGFGKDADHALLSDVAKKSPGGTFNSVPDGGNVSAPFSQLLGGLLTIVAQDVQLTLTPKAEDPTAPDLDTMTVAPGTDYTQTTDGDTGVITIKFGTLFSGETRKVAINFKLLESTLTTAYDGLVAEAQHSYTVQGSLQGQTPQDVVIPRSPDAPADPPTSGKAQAVLAEMARRQHAGAIGEARQMADGKNLEEARYKLADAQNALEDIVLNDGEKLVGMLRAELQQLLDLMETQELYEAEGRPYALASETSHGRQRYAARGGDMDAVRLFATPRMDTYLEQAKKFEEDPTAPLPSADDDAKEEMAANPLAAISAPIAFYIKVAIQALQEIEKLVAPPTK